The Deltaproteobacteria bacterium genome has a segment encoding these proteins:
- the nusG gene encoding transcription termination/antitermination protein NusG, whose product MAKQWFVVHTYSGYEKKVRESLLNRIATEGMQERFGDVLISAETVVEMKKGKKKTGTRSFFPGYLLVNMDLDESTWHLVRHTPKVTGFVGGQNPAPIPETEVEDIKSQMVEGRLKPKPKITFSEGENVRVVDGPFSNFSGTVDSIKPDKGKVVVLVSIFGRATPVELDFTQVEKA is encoded by the coding sequence ATGGCGAAACAGTGGTTCGTGGTCCATACCTATTCGGGGTATGAGAAAAAAGTCAGGGAGTCGCTCCTGAACCGCATCGCCACGGAGGGGATGCAGGAACGGTTCGGCGACGTGCTGATCTCGGCCGAGACGGTCGTGGAGATGAAGAAGGGGAAGAAGAAGACCGGGACCCGGAGCTTCTTCCCGGGGTACCTCCTCGTCAACATGGATCTGGACGAGTCGACGTGGCACCTGGTCCGCCACACGCCGAAGGTGACCGGTTTCGTGGGAGGGCAGAACCCCGCCCCCATTCCGGAGACCGAGGTCGAGGACATCAAGTCGCAGATGGTCGAGGGGAGGCTGAAACCGAAGCCGAAGATCACCTTCTCCGAGGGGGAGAACGTGCGGGTGGTCGACGGTCCGTTCTCGAACTTCAGCGGCACGGTGGACAGCATCAAGCCCGACAAGGGGAAGGTGGTCGTCCTCGTGTCCATCTTCGGCCGCGCGACGCCGGTCGAACTCGACTTCACCCAGGTGGAAAAAGCGTAA
- the secE gene encoding preprotein translocase subunit SecE, translating into MAKSIKDRLLERLPGTRTASDEGRAGASVGFAQKVSGFLQEFRTEMKKVTWPGRKDTASSTAVVIVTVLIIVAFLGLVDFALGKIVHSVLSY; encoded by the coding sequence ATGGCGAAGTCGATAAAAGACAGGTTGCTGGAACGCTTGCCGGGGACCCGCACCGCTTCCGACGAAGGGCGCGCGGGCGCCTCCGTCGGGTTCGCGCAGAAGGTGTCGGGATTCCTCCAGGAGTTCCGGACGGAAATGAAGAAGGTGACGTGGCCGGGGCGCAAGGACACGGCGTCCTCCACGGCCGTGGTCATCGTGACGGTGCTCATCATCGTGGCGTTCCTGGGGCTGGTGGACTTCGCCCTCGGGAAGATCGTCCACTCCGTCCTGAGTTACTAA
- the rpmG gene encoding 50S ribosomal protein L33 produces MRDIITLACADCKNRNYTTTKNKKTTPDKLELRKYCPACRKHTAHKETK; encoded by the coding sequence ATGAGGGACATCATCACCCTGGCGTGCGCCGACTGCAAGAACCGGAACTACACGACCACGAAGAACAAGAAGACCACGCCCGACAAACTGGAGCTCAGGAAATATTGCCCCGCCTGCCGCAAGCACACGGCGCACAAGGAGACCAAGTAG